In Gadus chalcogrammus isolate NIFS_2021 chromosome 23, NIFS_Gcha_1.0, whole genome shotgun sequence, a genomic segment contains:
- the LOC130376861 gene encoding B-cell receptor CD22-like — protein sequence MNLRSAARGFLTFLLSVPVLQGNGDWRVTYTSSNVCALRGAMVYLSCTYEYPDDVQYRPAPNPVRTLWYTKAANKQPVDLEHDADYTGRVESSCGPVRCVRSRCHGTCSLKIKLLRQSDSAVYKFRFTPNQAGGEYTGDPGAKLSVTDLQVKVSFPHPTDPTRAELECHSICGLAGDPPYIWFRNGQNVGQGVNYRAYIQSGDSFSCAVEGYELRSPLVYGPQHTSVYSSPSGEIEEGSSVTLSCSSDANPAAKYTWFKNNQPLLWEPSQPHTFPSVRPEDRGMYRCHAENKYGQLSSNSIFMDVQYFPKTPSVTVSPSGEMEEGSSVTLSCSSDANPAANYTWFREHEDSVRESGQNYTITNITSEHDGNYYCQAHNAIGLTYSTFLFIKVISSSHIAMVAVTTIGVFVVTILLIVFLLMRRKRASRKECGQGGRPDTVEEQLPVSLYENTSALTNRLAPGAQREPIEEQEDLHCASIHTSLPENQKAPRYLAGSRVQSEQAEAVIYSVVKSKRPNAVPGESDQTETAETSALYSAVKKPLRY from the exons ATGAATTTAAGATCAGCTGCAAGAGGATTTCTAACTTTCCTTCTGTCAGTACCAG TGCTTCAGGGTAATGGTGACTGGAGAGTTACTTACACATCTAGTAATGTCTGCGCTTTAAGGGGAGCAATGGTTTACCTCAGCTGCACTTATGAATACCCTGATGACGTACAGTACCGCCCTGCCCCTAACCCAGTCAGAACACTGTGGTATACTAAAGCAGCCAACAAGCAGCCAGTTGATCTGGAACACGATGCAGACTATACTGGTCGTGTTGAATCCAGCTGTGGACCGGTCAGATGTGTCAGGTCCAGATGTCATGGAACATGTTCCCTGAAAATCAAACTCCTGAGACAGAGTGACTCTGCTGTCTACAAGTTTAGGTTCACACCAAACCAAGCAGGTGGGGAATATACTGGTGACCCTGGAGCGAAGTTATCTGTAACAG ATCTCCAGGTGAAGGTGTCCTTTCCTCACCCTACCGATCCTACCAGGGCAGAGCTGGAGTGTCACAGTATATGTGGTCTAGCTGGTGACCCTCCCTACATCTGGTTCAGGAATGGACAGAATGTAGGACAGGGAGTGAACTACAGGGCCTACATTCAGTCTGGAGACAGCTTCTCATGTGCTGTTGAAGGATACGAACTCCGCTCTCCTTTAGTGT ATGGGCCTCAACACACATCTGTGTATTCAagtccctctggtgaaatagaggagggcagttcagtgactctgagctgcagcagtgatgccaacccagcagctaaGTACACCTGGTTTAAGAACAACCAACCTCTGCTCTGGGAACCAAGTCAACCTCATACCTTCCCCTCAGTCCGCCCTGAAGACAGAGGAATGTACCGCTGTCACGCAGAGAACAAATATGGACAACTGAGCTCTAACTCAATATTCATGGatgtccagt ACTttccaaagaccccctcagtgaccgtgagtccctctggtgaaatggaggagggcagttcagtgactctgagctgcagcagtgatgccaacccagcagctaacTACACCTGGTTCAGGGAACATGAAGACTCAGTGAGAGAATCAGGACAGAACTACACCATCACTAATATCACATCTGAGCATGACGGAAACTATTACTGCCAAGCTCATAATGCAATCGGACTTACTTATTCCACCTTTTTGTTTATTAAAG TGATATCATCATCGCATATAGCAATGGTAGCTGTAACAACCATTGGTGTCTTTGTGGTCACCATACTCCTCATCGTCTTCCTCTTGATGAG AAGAAAGAGGGCCTCCAGAAAAGAAtgtggacagggaggaaggccagataccgtggaggag CAACTTCCTGTTTCTTTGTATGAAAACACCTCAGCTCTGACAAATCGGTTGGCTCCTGGAGCACAGAGAGAACCAATAGAAGAGCAGGAGGACCTTCACTGTGCCAGCATCCACACCTCTCTCCCAGAGAACCAGAAAGCACCTCGTTATTTGGCTGGCTCTCGTGTCCAATCAGAACAGGCAGAGGCAGTCATTTACTCTGTGGTCAAAAGTAAGAGACCCAATGCTGTCCCTGG AGAGAGTGACCAGACAGAGACGGCAGAAACCTCAGCATTGTACAGCGCCGTCAAAAAACCCCTCAGATATTGA